In Pelodiscus sinensis isolate JC-2024 chromosome 2, ASM4963464v1, whole genome shotgun sequence, the following proteins share a genomic window:
- the FBXL7 gene encoding F-box/LRR-repeat protein 7 isoform X1 — translation MGANNGKQYGSEGKGSSSISSDVSSSTDHTPTKAQKNVATSEDSDLSMRTLSTPSPALICPQNSHGFQNGRGSSTSSSSVTGETVAMVHSPPPTRLTHPLIRLASRQQKEQANIDRLPDHSMIQIFSFLPTNQLCRCARVCRRWYNLAWDPRLWRTIRLTGETINVDRALKVLTRRLCQDTPNVCLMLETVIVSGCRRLTDRGLYTIAQCCPELRRLEVSGCYNISNEAVFDVVSLCPNLEHLDVSGCSKVTCISLTREASIKLSPLHGKQISIRYLDMTDCFVLEDEGLHTIAAHCTQLTHLYLRRCVRITDEGLRYLMIYCTSIKELSVSDCRFVSDFGMREIAKLESRLRYLSIAHCGRITDVGIRYIAKYCSKLRYLNARGCEGITDHGVEYLAKNCTKLKSLDIGKCPLVSDAGLEFLALNCFNLKRLSLKSCESITGQGLQIVAANCFDLQMLNVQDCEVSVDALRFVKRHCKRCIIEHTNPAFY, via the exons ATTCCGACCTGAGCATGCGGACGCTCAGTACACCTAGCCCAGCACTAATATGTCCACAGAATTCTCATGGCTTCCAGAATGGCCGAGGATCTTCCACTTCTTCATCTTCAGTCACTGGAGAGACAGTTGCTATGGTCCATTCACCTCCTCCAACTCGCCTTACTCATCCTCTCATCCGGCTGGCCTCCAGACAGCAGAAAGAACAGGCCAACATAGACCGTCTCCCAGATCATTCCATGATCCAGATTTTCTCCTTCCTGCCTACCAACCAGTTGTGTCGTTGTGCACGAGTGTGTCGCCGCTGGTATAACCTTGCCTGGGACCCACGGCTTTGGAGGACTATTCGCTTGACAGGAGAGACAATCAACGTAGACAGGGCTCTTAAAGTGCTGACCCGGAGGCTTTGTCAGGACACGCCAAATGTATGTCTCATGTTGGAGACTGTAATCGTTAGTGGCTGCAGGCGGCTCACAGACAGAGGACTCTACACCATTGCCCAGTGCTGTCCAGAGCTGAGGAGGCTAGAGGTGTCAGGCTGTTACAACATCTCTAATGAGGCAGTCTTTGATGTGGTGTCGCTGTGTCCAAACCTGGAGCACCTGGATGTGTCAG GCTGCTCCAAAGTGACGTGCATTAGTTTGACCCGTGAAGCCTCCATCAAACTGTCCCCATTACATGGCAAACAGATCTCTATCCGCTATCTGGACATGACAGACTGCTTTGTGCTTGAGGATGAAGGCCTGCACACCATAGCTGCGCACTGCACTCAGTTGACTCATCTGTACCTGCGCCGCTGCGTCCGCATTACCGATGAAGGCCTCCGTTACCTAATGATTTACTGCACATCCATCAAGGAGCTGAGTGTGAGCGACTGCCGCTTTGTTAGCGACTTTGGCATGCGGGAGATTGCCAAGCTGGAGTCACGCCTGAGATACCTCAGCATCGCACACTGTGGACGCATCACAGATGTGGGCATCCGCTACATTGCCAAATACTGCAGCAAGCTGCGCTACCTCAATGCGCGGGGCTGCGAGGGCATCACAGACCACGGTGTGGAGTACCTCGCCAAAAATTGCACAAAACTCAAATCGCTAGATATTGGCAAGTGCCCACTGGTATCAGACGCTGGTCTGGAGTTCCTGGCCCTGAACTGCTTCAACTTGAAGCGCCTGAGTCTGAAGTCATGTGAGAGCATCACAGGCCAAGGCCTACAGATCGTAGCTGCAAACTGCTTTGACCTGCAGATGCTGAATGTGCAGGACTGTGAGGTTTCTGTGGACGCTCTGCGTTTTGTTAAACGCCATTGCAAACGCTGTATTATTGAGCACACCAACCCTGCTTTTTACTGA
- the FBXL7 gene encoding F-box/LRR-repeat protein 7 isoform X2, whose protein sequence is MRTLSTPSPALICPQNSHGFQNGRGSSTSSSSVTGETVAMVHSPPPTRLTHPLIRLASRQQKEQANIDRLPDHSMIQIFSFLPTNQLCRCARVCRRWYNLAWDPRLWRTIRLTGETINVDRALKVLTRRLCQDTPNVCLMLETVIVSGCRRLTDRGLYTIAQCCPELRRLEVSGCYNISNEAVFDVVSLCPNLEHLDVSGCSKVTCISLTREASIKLSPLHGKQISIRYLDMTDCFVLEDEGLHTIAAHCTQLTHLYLRRCVRITDEGLRYLMIYCTSIKELSVSDCRFVSDFGMREIAKLESRLRYLSIAHCGRITDVGIRYIAKYCSKLRYLNARGCEGITDHGVEYLAKNCTKLKSLDIGKCPLVSDAGLEFLALNCFNLKRLSLKSCESITGQGLQIVAANCFDLQMLNVQDCEVSVDALRFVKRHCKRCIIEHTNPAFY, encoded by the exons ATGCGGACGCTCAGTACACCTAGCCCAGCACTAATATGTCCACAGAATTCTCATGGCTTCCAGAATGGCCGAGGATCTTCCACTTCTTCATCTTCAGTCACTGGAGAGACAGTTGCTATGGTCCATTCACCTCCTCCAACTCGCCTTACTCATCCTCTCATCCGGCTGGCCTCCAGACAGCAGAAAGAACAGGCCAACATAGACCGTCTCCCAGATCATTCCATGATCCAGATTTTCTCCTTCCTGCCTACCAACCAGTTGTGTCGTTGTGCACGAGTGTGTCGCCGCTGGTATAACCTTGCCTGGGACCCACGGCTTTGGAGGACTATTCGCTTGACAGGAGAGACAATCAACGTAGACAGGGCTCTTAAAGTGCTGACCCGGAGGCTTTGTCAGGACACGCCAAATGTATGTCTCATGTTGGAGACTGTAATCGTTAGTGGCTGCAGGCGGCTCACAGACAGAGGACTCTACACCATTGCCCAGTGCTGTCCAGAGCTGAGGAGGCTAGAGGTGTCAGGCTGTTACAACATCTCTAATGAGGCAGTCTTTGATGTGGTGTCGCTGTGTCCAAACCTGGAGCACCTGGATGTGTCAG GCTGCTCCAAAGTGACGTGCATTAGTTTGACCCGTGAAGCCTCCATCAAACTGTCCCCATTACATGGCAAACAGATCTCTATCCGCTATCTGGACATGACAGACTGCTTTGTGCTTGAGGATGAAGGCCTGCACACCATAGCTGCGCACTGCACTCAGTTGACTCATCTGTACCTGCGCCGCTGCGTCCGCATTACCGATGAAGGCCTCCGTTACCTAATGATTTACTGCACATCCATCAAGGAGCTGAGTGTGAGCGACTGCCGCTTTGTTAGCGACTTTGGCATGCGGGAGATTGCCAAGCTGGAGTCACGCCTGAGATACCTCAGCATCGCACACTGTGGACGCATCACAGATGTGGGCATCCGCTACATTGCCAAATACTGCAGCAAGCTGCGCTACCTCAATGCGCGGGGCTGCGAGGGCATCACAGACCACGGTGTGGAGTACCTCGCCAAAAATTGCACAAAACTCAAATCGCTAGATATTGGCAAGTGCCCACTGGTATCAGACGCTGGTCTGGAGTTCCTGGCCCTGAACTGCTTCAACTTGAAGCGCCTGAGTCTGAAGTCATGTGAGAGCATCACAGGCCAAGGCCTACAGATCGTAGCTGCAAACTGCTTTGACCTGCAGATGCTGAATGTGCAGGACTGTGAGGTTTCTGTGGACGCTCTGCGTTTTGTTAAACGCCATTGCAAACGCTGTATTATTGAGCACACCAACCCTGCTTTTTACTGA